ATACTTAGCACATTTGGTAGAACACAAGTTTATTCCCTTGTGGATGGTACATTTAGTTCATCATACCGATCATAAAGTAGATACTACAACAGCAAATAGACATCACCCAATAGAAAGTGTAATTCGTTTTGCGTTTACATTATTAGGTGTGTTTGTAGTAGGAACACCGTTTTACATCATAATGTTATATCAATCATTATCATTGGTGTTTACGCAGTTTAATCATGCGAATTTGAAAATGCCAAGGAAATTAGATAAGATATTGAGTTATGTAATCGTTTCTCCGGATATGCATAAGGTTCATCATCATAATTTGTTGCCTTACACAGATTCAAACTTTGGTAATATCTTTTCTATTTGGGATCGATTATTAGGAACTTATATGGAATTAGATAGAGATGAAATTGTATATGGAGTAGATACCTTTCCAGATGAAGTCAAGAATTCAAACTTAACAGAATTGTTAAAACAACCGTTTCAAGGATATCGAAAACCTACGAATCTTGAAGAATTAAAATAAAAGAAAAGGTAAATTCAATTGAATTTACCTTTTTTATTGTGTTACATACGGATTCCATCTTGAGGGTAGAATAATTCTTCTTTTTCTGCTTCAACAACGGCAATTGGAACACAGTGAACTCCATTTCCAGAAACATCAGTACTTGAATTAAAATTCCCGTTGTTATCCCAACAGTAATATTCATTTGCACCACCGTTAATTTGAATTAAACTACTTTTTTCTAGTTTTTCCACTCCCTTTAAGTTTAAAATACTTTTTTTCATTATTCGATTTTTTAATTAATACTGGTTGCAAATTACAATGACGAAAAAGAGTATGAGTAAGGGGATTGCCTTAATTATATTAAGTATTTACCACTAAAAATTAAGGTGTAAAAAATGAATTTAAAGGAGGATTAACTCTGTTCTTATATTAAATTTTTCCTTTTTGCGAAGTGTATTAATTTTTTGGTTTAAATGTAAATATTCCTCAATAGGTAAATCTAAGTCTATACTTATTAAATAATTTAAATCAGTTTTTAGAGTATCAAGTTTTGCGAAATCTTCTTTCGATTTTATAACGACGTTTTCTGGTTTGAATTTTTTAATATAATCTGTTCTAGTGACATTTAATTCTCTTGGAGGTGGTGCATTTTTTAGTAGTTGTTCCTTAAATAACTCTATTCTAATGTCGTAATAGTGCAATTTTCTAGATTTGAATTCATATTTAGATAATACGCTAATTAAAGGAAAGTTTACTGAGTCAAAATTAGAATATAATCGAGTTAATTCTTTTAAAGTAATTCCTTTTCCTAATAGAATAAAAGGCTTTTTGTATTTATTAGGAATTTTACAGCTTAAAAGAAAACCAGGAATCATGCTAATATCTGCTTTCTTATCATTTAATATTAATTGTGTCGTTTTTAAATTCGATTTACTCAACTTGATAAAGTTGGTACTATTTTTTATAGTGTCAAAATGAATTGTTTTTTTCGATTTTATATCTATAAAATGAAATGTTTTATCAACTTCTATAGCAGATAAAGGCGATTTAAAATATCTACTATTATTAAAAATCAGTAAGGAATCTCCAGGCTTATATTTCAAATATTCTTTATGAGTTTTATTATTAACAGTTATTGAAATAGAATCTTTTTCTAAATTAAATGTACCATAAAGAGTAATACCGAAACCATTATTAATGGCAATGGAATCTCCTTTAAAGATAATTTCAAAATCTCCAGTTTCAGCTGTATTCCACCAAGTACCTTGTAAATCTTTTTTGGAAACAGAATTAGAACAAGAAGACAAAATAATAACTAGTAGAAAGAGATTTAGCCGTTTTATCATAGCCTTTTTTCTTTTAAATATACGAATTCACAATAAAAAAGCGAGCATTTGCTCGCTTCCTTCCTTTAAATTCTAAAACACTTGTATCTTTTATCTGTTAAACTTAAATCCGTTTCAGATTTAAAATATTGAACGTGATTGTAAGACGCTGTACTAGCCGAGTAACACATAAACTGCCAATTCGGTGATGGCGGTCCATCAGGATCTTCTGGTACTAATGGTGTTGAGTTTAATGGATTACCAAATCCGTTTCCTCCTTGAATCGTTTTTTGGTCAGATGTTGAGATTTTTTCCACTCCCTTTACATTTAAAATGCTTTTTTTCATGATTTAATTTTTTAATTAATACTGGTTGCAAGTTACATTGAGTAAAGAGAGTTTGATTAAGGTGTTTACCTTAATATAGGTTGGATAAAGCTCCAGATTTTATGGAGTTAATCAAATAAATTAAAAGTTGATTAACTCTATTCTATTTCTAACTTTTTTCTTTTTATGAAACCAGTTTATTTTCTGATTTAAATAACCTTTTACTGATAAATCTAAGTCAATACTTATTAAATAGTTCAGATTAGTTTTTAGCGAATTTAACTTATTAAATTCTCTTTTGATTGCATGGTAATGATTTGCGGATTGAACTTACCTTGGTGATTTATTCTATAAATACCTTTTTTGACGAAGGAAAAAGATTAAAGCTTTCTTTAAAAAAGCAAATTTTATTTAAAAATGATGTAGCAATTATAAGAAAACATATAAAAGAAGGCTGTACTAAAAGACTGCCTTCTTAATAATATTATAGAGGATAGCAAACAGTATAAAAATCAGTATTATCTGTATAAGAACGATATCCTGGATCATTTAATGCATTTCTTCTGTAGCATAAGAATTTCCATTCATGGTCACTATAATTATCATCATCTTCACCATAATCAATTGGTGAATTAGTAGGATTACCAAATCCATTTAAAAAACCACCACCACCATCAATTTTTCGTAGTTCTTTAGTGGTTAACGTTTTTACATTATTAATATTTGAAATATTTTTTTTCATGATTATTTTTGATTTAGAAGGTTAATGTTTTTACTATACAGGATCAACAGGTCCATTATTGTTTCCTCCACTAGTGTTATTACTTCCACCTGAAGTGTTTGTGTTACAGTTACAAAATAGAGGTTTAGGAATAGTGCTTTGAAAATAAGAATCTAATGCACACCATTCAAAACAGGGAATGGCTCTTCCTCCTCCGTTAATGGTTTTTTGCTCTATTTTGTTTAGAGCTTTTCCAAAGTTTAAAATGTTTTTTTTCATGATTAATATTATTTAATTTATACATGAATGTAAAAAGGTTTAGAAGCTTTTTTATTAGAATGTTTCCGAACTTATTGTTATAATTTGTAAATGATATGGTCTTACCATTTAAAAATAAAAAAAGCGAACTTTGGAAAGTTCGCTTAGGTCTTAGAATATTATTTTAGGAATTAATATGGCCAACAGATATAAACACTACCAGTTTCGTCATAATTAGAAATATGACTAAAACTATTTGGATTTTGATACCTTGTGTAACAAGCAAATTTTCCACCAGGAGTCCAATAATCTTTATCGCCCTCACTTAATGTTGAACCTTTTGATCCTGTTGAACCTGAACCTGCTCCAATTCCACCTTTACCTTGAATAGCTTCAGTTTCATTTTTAGTTAATTCTTTAACTCCATCTAACTTTAAAATTCTTTTTAACATGATTGATCTTATTTTATGGTTAATACTTTAAAGTTATCTAAATGAGAAATGCAGAAGTCTTAGAATTTTCCGAAACAGTTGTTTTAGTGTATAAAAGGACATATTTATTTTTTAAGTGTAGAAATAAAAAAGGCGAACTATGTAGTTCGCCTAAATTTTAATTTAATACTGGTCCTAATGGATCAGAAATTGAATCGTCAAATTGATAGTTTGCATCAAAAGGAAAACAAACGGTAGTTGCAGAGCTTAAATCTATTGGTGAAATAAAAAAGCGATTTCCTGAATTGTTACGATAACATTTAAAAGAAACATTCGGATTATCATCTCCAATTCCAGATAAATGCCCTCCGCTAATTTTTTTTTGCTCTTCTTTTCCTAATAATTTTACATTTTTAAAATCTAACATGATTGATTATATTTTTTGGTTAATACCTTAAAATTAAATCAACGTTAAAAGGATAATTAGAAAGATTTTCTGAAATGTAGGTTATAGTTTCTGATTTGTAGAATTTCAAGAGTTAGTGTGTTTTGCTAACAATTGTAAAATTTTCTTACCTCTTGCTGTACATCCTTTACTTTCGTGTATAACTTTCGTCCTTATAATATGTTCAAGTTCAGGGTGAACCCAGTCTCTATGTTTACCAAACAAATACAAAGTATTCATAGTATAGGCTTTTACCGCAATCTTTTGTTCGGTTATCAACCAATCAAATCCAGTTTCTATAATTAAAGTTATCTGTTCGCTAGTTATAGTTTCTTTGGTTTTATTATTTGATGTATTGGTGTAAGCAGTAGCTAAATGTTCACAAATTTTTGCACAAGTTCTAAGAGCTCCGTCAAATTGTAAATTTTGTAGACCTTTTGTAAAGGTATCTAAATGAGGTAAAACATGGTTAATTCCATGATGTGTACAAATCCATTCTAAAATCCAAGCAGCTTTAATTGACAATTTATTATTTACATCAAATGTTAAATCTACTAGAGGTTTAATCAATTCAGGCTGTTCTAATACAATATTTGCAGCATTATTTCGATTTACTCTTTTAGGATTTTCCATACTGTGTAGTACAGAAATTAAAAAATCAATACTCATATTGGTATGGTTTATGTACTTTTACATTATAATTACTAAATATAAGGACAAAAGAAAGAAAGAATGATAAAAGTTAATTTGTTAATTGTCTTAAGTTTTGTAGTAACTTCATTCACTGCATTTTGCCAAAAAACAAATCAGTTCGATGCTAATGGAGAACGTGATGGACTTTGGCGTAAATATTATAATAATGGAGATTTACGTTATGAAGGTGAATTTAAAAATGGGAAGGAAATAGGAACATTTACTTTTTATAACAGAGGATCTTCTTATCCTGCTATTGTAAAAGTGTTTTCAAGTAAAACAGATACAGCTTCAGTAAAATTCTACAATAAAAGTAGAATTAAAACTACTGGGAAAATGATTGGAAAGAAAAGAGTAGGGAAGTGGATCTATTATTTTTCTGATGGTAAACGTGTATTCTCTGAAGAAAATTATGATAATGGTATTTTAAACGGAGTTGTTAAAAACTATTACGACAACGGAAATGTAACAGAAGAAACGTATTATAAAGAAGGTAAAAAGCACGGAACATCTAAAATTTATACCGAAAACGGAGTTTTAATTGAAGATGTGAACTACGAAAATGGAAAACTGAATGGGGAAGGAAAATACTTCGATATAAAAGGTGTTATTAAGGAGAAAGGAATGTTTAAGGATGGTGAGCGATTTGGAAAATGGGAGTATTACATTGATGGAGAAGTTTCTAAAAAAGGTCGTCCTAGAAAGAATTTATTGAAAGATGATGCTGAACCTGAAGAGGAAGAAGAGTAAAACTTTTCTATAAATTCAATTTATCACCCTATCAATATTACTCATATTAAAAAACAGATTCTTATTCGTAAATTTGCAGCCTAAATTTAGCAATATATGAAAAGAGTAGTGGTTGGACTTTCAGGAGGAGTAGATAGTAGTGTTACCGCTTATTTATTAAAAGAACAAGGATACGATGTAATCGGATTGTTCATGAAGAATTGGCATGATGATTCTGTTACCATTTCTGATGAATGTCCTTGGTTAGAAGATAGCAACGATGCTATGATTGTTGCTGAGAAATTGGGTATACCTTTTCAAACGGTTGATTTAAGTGAACAATACAAAGAACGTATTGTTGATTATATGTTCGACGAGTACGAGAAAGGAAGAACACCTAACCCTGATGTTTTATGTAATAGAGAGATAAAGTTTGATGTTTTTATGGATATTGCATTAAGCTTGGGAGCAGATTATGTTGCTACAGGTCACTATTGCAGAAAAGATGAGGAAATTATAGATGGAAAACCAGTATACAAACTTTTAGCAGGAAAAGATGGTAATAAAGATCAATCTTATTTCTTGTGTCAATTATCTCAAGAGCAATTATCCAAAGCATTATTCCCAATAGGAGAACTTACAAAACCAGAAGTAAGAGAAATTGCTAAAGAAGCAGATTTAATTACTGCTGAAAAGAAAGATTCTCAAGGTTTATGTTTTATTGGTAAAGTCAGATTACCTGATTTTTTACAGCAAAAGCTACAACCAAAAGAAGGTGTAATTGTACAAGTTCCAAATTCTTTTGAGCCTTATAATAAGCCATTACCAAGATTCGAAAATAAAGAGGCAGAGCTAACTTATAAATCAAAGAAATATGAATACGCTATAGCTGATGGAAAAGTTGTGGGTAAACATCAAGGAGCTCATTATTTTACAAAAGGACAACGTAAAGGGTTAGCCGTTGGTGGTACTAAAGAACCATTGTTTGTGATTGAAACAGATGTAGAGGAAAATGTAATCTTTACTGGAGAAGGTAAAAACCATAAAGGCTTATACAGAAATGTTTTATTTGTTTCTAATGAAGAATTGCATTGGGTTCGAGAAGATTTAGCACTAGCTACAGATGAAACTATGGAAGTTGAAGCAAGAATTCGTTATCGTCAGGCTTTAGAAAAAGCAAAATTGTATAAAGTTGAAAACGGATTGTTTGTAGAATTTGAAAATCCACAATCTGCAATTCAAGAAGGACAATTCGTAGCTTGGTATAAGAATGAAGAACTATTAGGTTCAGGAGTTATTTCCTAATCTATTTTGAATATAAAATTAAATAAAAACAGTAACTTACAATCATGAAGAAGTTACTGTTTTTTTTATCACTAATTTTTAGTTGTAGTTTATTTGGGCAAGAGCATGCTTGGGTATATTTTAAAGATAAACCAAGCGAAGCTACTTTTATGTCATCTCCATTAACAATGCTTACACAAAGAGCATTAGATCGTAGAACAAAACAAGGAATTGCTTTAGATAGTAAAGATGTTCCAATTGAAACTTCCTATTACGATCAAATTAAAGCGGCAACGGGAATATCTGTAAAAGCGAAATCAAAATGGCTAAATGCGGTTCATGTTCTTGGATCAGTTTCAGATATTAACGCTTTAACTACGAGTTTTACTTTTGTAGACCGAATTGAATTTGCGAACAGATCATTAAATACGAGCAGTACTGTAGTAGCAAAATCGGCGAAAGTCATAAATAATCATAAGAATAAACTTGAAACTAAAAAACCTACCTATAACTACGGAGATGCAACTAACCAAATTGAAATGTTAGGTGGAGATTTTTTACATGAGAATGGATTTACAGGAAATGGAATACATATAGCAGTAATTGATGCAGGATTTCCAAACGTAAATACATTACCGGCTTTTTCTAGAATAAGAACCAATAATCAAATTTTAGGAGGTTATGATTTTGTGAATAGAAGTGATAATTTTTATACAGGAAATTCGCATGGAACTCATGTGTTATCTGATATAGCAGCTTATAAAGATGGAGATTTTATAGGAACAGCTCCAGATGCTTCATTTTATTTGTTTAGAACAGAAGATGCTGCAAATGAAACTCCTTTAGAAGAATCGTTATGGGTTGAAGCTGCAGAAAGAGCAGATAGTTTGGGAGTTGATATTGTCAATACATCTTTAGGATATTCTACATTTGACAATTCGAATTATAATTATAGCTATAGCGATATGGATGGGCAAACCACTTTCATAACTCGTGGTGCTGAAATTGGAGCTTCTAGAGGAATGCTAATGGTTACTTCGGCCGGTAATTCTGGTAATAGTCCATGGAAATATATTAGCGCCCCAGCGGATGCAAATTCAGTATTTACAATTGGTGCAGTTAACCAATTAGAAGTTATTGCAAACTTTAGTTCTTATGGTCCTACTTCAGATGGAAGAGTAAAGCCAGACGTTTTAGCACAAGGTCAGAACGTTTATATTGTAAATTATTTCACTGGTAATAATGCTACTTCAAATGGTACATCATTTTCTTCTCCAGTAATTGCTGGGGTTTTGGCTTGTTTTTGGCAAGCTTTGCCTGATAAAACTAATTTTGAAATCATGACATTAATAAGAGAGTCTGCCGATAAATTTAGAAATCCTACGGATCATCATGGGTACGGAGTTCCAGATTTTAATGCTGCATATAATTTAACTTTATCGGTTGACGAAGATTCTTTTGATAATTTTAAAGTATTTCCTAATCCTATAGACGATTTAGTTACTCTAAATGGAATTGATGGAGATTTAAAGGAATATTCGCTAAAAATATATAGTGTCTTAGGGAAGCAGATTCTTCATAAACAGGAATTGACTTCGAATAGCATAAACTTATCAAATTTAAAAACTGGAATTTACTTTTTGAATTTAAGTAATGGTAATAAAAGTAAAGTTATCAAACTAATAAAGAAATAGAATTTCTAAGGTTTACGCTTCGGAATTAGAAGACCAATTACTAAGATACTTCATTACATTATTAATGGCTTTGTTTAACACAAAAGCTAGTTGAAGTTGGAATCAAGATTAATTGATGAAATAAGCATTGAAATGAAAATAAGAACTAAAAAAGATGTTCAGAAATTAGACGAAAAAATTAAAACTGAATTAGGAATAGATGTAAGCGAATATAAAAACGAAGATGTTGCAGAGAATTTTGCAGAATTACTAATGTTACCTTCATATATGGTATCATGGGTAATAAGACCAATTATCTTTTCATTTATTCTTTATGTCATTGGATTTTATACATTGAATTTAGTTCATGTAGAATATCTGTTATATGCGTTACTTGGGTTCTTGTTTTTTATGTTATCAGGTGTAGCTTTTGGTTTTCTGTTATTAATGTTTAAGATGAAAAAGGATATTTGGAGTATTGCAGATTACTCTTTGGATATTTTAAAGCTTTCAGTGGAAGATTTATCAAGTGTGAATAATCAAATTACTGAAGAGAATAAAAAGGATGTACTCTCCCTTTTATTTAAAGGAATCATTCATATTGTTACCATTCCTATGCTTTCCCAGTCTGTTGCGAAAAAAGTTCCTGTTTTAGGGAATCTTGCTGGAGGAATTATTAAGAGAGTATTAGTGGCGATATCCGATAAGTTAGAGTTTGAAGAAGATAATATTGACGATTTTGCAGAAGAAACAACTCAAGGCGATAGTAAAATTTTAAGTTCCTATATTTTTACAATTACCAAAGTATCAGAAGGTTTAGAGAAATTTGTGAATTTTACATTCAAGGTTGCAAGATTTCCTATAATCATTTTTGCTCTTTTTTCCTTTGTGTTATTGTTTCTCTTCTTATATTTAATTCACTAAAAGATCAATTTTGACAAATAAAATCACACAACTTTTTAATATACAATATCCTGTTATTCAAGGTGGAATGATTTGGGTATCTGGCTGGAAATTAGCTTCAGCAGTTTCAAATGCAGGAGGATTAGGTTTAATTGGTGCGGGATCGATGTATCCTGATGTTTTAAGAGAACATATTCAAAAATGTAAGAAAGCTACCGATAAACCATTT
This genomic window from Tenacibaculum sp. 190524A05c contains:
- a CDS encoding adenylosuccinate lyase, which encodes MSIDFLISVLHSMENPKRVNRNNAANIVLEQPELIKPLVDLTFDVNNKLSIKAAWILEWICTHHGINHVLPHLDTFTKGLQNLQFDGALRTCAKICEHLATAYTNTSNNKTKETITSEQITLIIETGFDWLITEQKIAVKAYTMNTLYLFGKHRDWVHPELEHIIRTKVIHESKGCTARGKKILQLLAKHTNS
- a CDS encoding S8 family serine peptidase, which produces MKKLLFFLSLIFSCSLFGQEHAWVYFKDKPSEATFMSSPLTMLTQRALDRRTKQGIALDSKDVPIETSYYDQIKAATGISVKAKSKWLNAVHVLGSVSDINALTTSFTFVDRIEFANRSLNTSSTVVAKSAKVINNHKNKLETKKPTYNYGDATNQIEMLGGDFLHENGFTGNGIHIAVIDAGFPNVNTLPAFSRIRTNNQILGGYDFVNRSDNFYTGNSHGTHVLSDIAAYKDGDFIGTAPDASFYLFRTEDAANETPLEESLWVEAAERADSLGVDIVNTSLGYSTFDNSNYNYSYSDMDGQTTFITRGAEIGASRGMLMVTSAGNSGNSPWKYISAPADANSVFTIGAVNQLEVIANFSSYGPTSDGRVKPDVLAQGQNVYIVNYFTGNNATSNGTSFSSPVIAGVLACFWQALPDKTNFEIMTLIRESADKFRNPTDHHGYGVPDFNAAYNLTLSVDEDSFDNFKVFPNPIDDLVTLNGIDGDLKEYSLKIYSVLGKQILHKQELTSNSINLSNLKTGIYFLNLSNGNKSKVIKLIKK
- a CDS encoding sterol desaturase family protein yields the protein MEVIKTYFENMPTLHRSMLLVGGISFFWLLESGMPLFKFGYNKWKHAWPNLFFTGTTVIINFALAFLLLQTSFWVDENQFGLINWLPEMPLWAYIILGVLFLDFFGAYLAHLVEHKFIPLWMVHLVHHTDHKVDTTTANRHHPIESVIRFAFTLLGVFVVGTPFYIIMLYQSLSLVFTQFNHANLKMPRKLDKILSYVIVSPDMHKVHHHNLLPYTDSNFGNIFSIWDRLLGTYMELDRDEIVYGVDTFPDEVKNSNLTELLKQPFQGYRKPTNLEELK
- a CDS encoding ComC/BlpC family leader-containing pheromone/bacteriocin codes for the protein MKKNISNINNVKTLTTKELRKIDGGGGFLNGFGNPTNSPIDYGEDDDNYSDHEWKFLCYRRNALNDPGYRSYTDNTDFYTVCYPL
- the mnmA gene encoding tRNA 2-thiouridine(34) synthase MnmA; this translates as MKRVVVGLSGGVDSSVTAYLLKEQGYDVIGLFMKNWHDDSVTISDECPWLEDSNDAMIVAEKLGIPFQTVDLSEQYKERIVDYMFDEYEKGRTPNPDVLCNREIKFDVFMDIALSLGADYVATGHYCRKDEEIIDGKPVYKLLAGKDGNKDQSYFLCQLSQEQLSKALFPIGELTKPEVREIAKEADLITAEKKDSQGLCFIGKVRLPDFLQQKLQPKEGVIVQVPNSFEPYNKPLPRFENKEAELTYKSKKYEYAIADGKVVGKHQGAHYFTKGQRKGLAVGGTKEPLFVIETDVEENVIFTGEGKNHKGLYRNVLFVSNEELHWVREDLALATDETMEVEARIRYRQALEKAKLYKVENGLFVEFENPQSAIQEGQFVAWYKNEELLGSGVIS
- a CDS encoding toxin-antitoxin system YwqK family antitoxin, which translates into the protein MIKVNLLIVLSFVVTSFTAFCQKTNQFDANGERDGLWRKYYNNGDLRYEGEFKNGKEIGTFTFYNRGSSYPAIVKVFSSKTDTASVKFYNKSRIKTTGKMIGKKRVGKWIYYFSDGKRVFSEENYDNGILNGVVKNYYDNGNVTEETYYKEGKKHGTSKIYTENGVLIEDVNYENGKLNGEGKYFDIKGVIKEKGMFKDGERFGKWEYYIDGEVSKKGRPRKNLLKDDAEPEEEEE